One segment of Nocardioides sp. QY071 DNA contains the following:
- a CDS encoding Gfo/Idh/MocA family oxidoreductase, producing MSGTSDPVGWGILATGKIARSFAADLALVPGARLAAVGSRSEGSARAFASEYGDSGTRAHGSYEALVADPGVEVVYVATPHSLHLDGARAAFAAGRHVLCEKPLTLRTSDAEEMVRLATGHDRFLMEAMWTVCHPVVRQLRGELASGRFGTPHHLAAELGFRVDAGPTDRMLAPELGGGALLDMGIYPLTFAHLMLGEAEELRGVGTVDGSGVDLDVAIAGRYPGGVVATLHASMTSWSTRAASIATDLGRVELQGDFHHPTSAVFTPVGHPDQQVVLTGDEPVIGRGYGNEIVEVDRCVRAGLRESPLVPHAQTLAILRQMDALRADLGIRYPGD from the coding sequence ATGAGCGGCACCTCGGACCCCGTCGGCTGGGGCATCCTCGCCACCGGCAAGATCGCCCGCTCCTTCGCGGCCGACCTGGCCCTGGTCCCCGGCGCGCGACTCGCGGCCGTGGGCTCCCGGAGCGAGGGGTCCGCGCGGGCCTTCGCGAGTGAGTACGGCGACAGCGGCACCCGCGCCCACGGCAGCTACGAGGCGCTCGTGGCCGACCCCGGGGTCGAGGTCGTCTACGTCGCGACGCCGCACTCGCTCCACCTCGACGGCGCCCGCGCCGCGTTCGCGGCGGGCAGGCACGTGCTGTGCGAGAAGCCACTGACCCTGCGCACCTCCGACGCCGAGGAGATGGTGCGCCTGGCGACCGGGCACGACCGGTTCCTGATGGAGGCGATGTGGACCGTGTGCCACCCGGTGGTCCGACAGCTCCGGGGCGAGCTGGCGAGCGGCCGCTTCGGTACGCCGCACCACCTGGCGGCCGAGCTCGGATTCCGGGTCGACGCCGGACCGACCGACCGGATGCTCGCCCCGGAGCTCGGCGGTGGGGCACTGCTCGACATGGGGATCTACCCGCTGACCTTCGCCCACCTGATGCTCGGCGAGGCCGAGGAGCTGCGCGGGGTGGGCACGGTCGACGGGAGCGGGGTCGACCTCGACGTCGCCATCGCCGGCCGCTATCCCGGAGGCGTGGTCGCCACCCTGCACGCGTCGATGACGTCGTGGTCGACGCGCGCCGCGTCGATCGCCACCGACCTCGGCCGGGTGGAGCTGCAGGGCGACTTCCACCACCCCACGTCCGCTGTGTTCACGCCGGTCGGTCACCCCGACCAGCAGGTCGTGCTCACCGGGGACGAGCCCGTGATCGGTCGCGGCTACGGCAACGAGATCGTCGAGGTCGACCGCTGCGTGCGCGCCGGGCTGCGGGAGAGCCCGCTGGTCCCCCACGCACAGACGCTCGCGATCCTGCGCCAGATGGACGCGCTGCGCGCCGACCTGGGGATCCGCTATCCCGGCGACTGA